Proteins encoded within one genomic window of Methanosphaera cuniculi:
- the cbiQ gene encoding cobalt ECF transporter T component CbiQ, whose product MVSLNEIIAQDALSSKHSLLHDIDSRIKLIVLILVIVFSVSVSNFAIFAILEAYLLILIYMSNISIKDALFRVLLILPFGFFIAIFQPFIQPGDVIYTLPLGITVTQQGIAFAELLLLRLAVCITSVVLFSYITPMQSIAEAFRKLHLPKEFGMIFSLFVRFLFLFFDEFEVIRQSQKSRGFELSNKAPYKWKLKQFGYLFLMMFLRAYERGEAVYNTMACRGFSSDSQIYTSHDKMNMQSYTYLLITIIIILICSVIEYLPVL is encoded by the coding sequence ATGGTTTCACTTAATGAAATAATAGCACAAGATGCACTTTCAAGTAAACATAGCTTACTTCATGATATTGATAGTAGAATTAAGTTAATTGTTCTAATTTTAGTAATTGTATTTAGTGTATCTGTAAGTAATTTTGCAATTTTTGCAATTTTAGAAGCATATCTTCTTATATTAATATACATGTCTAATATTTCAATAAAAGATGCGTTATTTAGAGTTCTTCTAATACTCCCATTTGGATTTTTCATAGCAATATTTCAGCCATTTATTCAGCCTGGTGATGTAATATATACACTACCATTAGGTATAACAGTTACACAACAAGGAATTGCATTTGCAGAACTTTTACTTTTAAGACTTGCTGTATGTATAACATCAGTTGTACTTTTTTCATATATTACACCAATGCAATCTATTGCTGAGGCTTTTCGTAAACTTCATCTTCCTAAGGAGTTTGGAATGATTTTCTCATTATTTGTAAGATTTTTATTCCTATTTTTTGATGAGTTTGAAGTTATTAGACAATCACAGAAAAGCCGTGGATTTGAACTTTCAAACAAAGCTCCTTATAAATGGAAATTAAAACAGTTCGGATACCTGTTTTTAATGATGTTTCTACGTGCATATGAACGTGGAGAAGCAGTTTATAATACAATGGCATGTCGTGGATTTTCATCAGATAGTCAAATTTACACATCACATGATAAGATGAATATGCAAAGTTATACATATCTTCTCATTACAATTATAATAATACTTATATGTAGTGTAATTGAATATCTTCCTGTATTATAA
- a CDS encoding PDGLE domain-containing protein: MKNKNVYIAIFVIAVIVCILSPFLASSDPDGLEKSAEEINPEVLDANQVIDPAMPDYTLPEFEDNPLVGVGCLIVGAIIAVIIAYGVFYIISKK; the protein is encoded by the coding sequence ATGAAAAATAAGAATGTTTATATAGCAATATTCGTTATTGCTGTAATTGTTTGTATCCTATCTCCATTTCTAGCTTCAAGTGATCCTGATGGACTTGAAAAATCAGCAGAAGAAATTAATCCAGAAGTACTAGATGCAAATCAAGTAATAGATCCTGCAATGCCAGATTATACTCTTCCAGAATTTGAAGATAATCCACTAGTTGGAGTAGGTTGTTTAATTGTAGGTGCAATAATTGCGGTAATAATAGCTTATGGTGTATTTTATATCATAAGCAAAAAGTAG
- the cbiM gene encoding cobalt transporter CbiM: MHIPDGFLSTPVWIILYIIAIIFVALSIRWCRENLDEKYTPLLAVLAAGIFAIMSFNLPVPFGSSGHLLGAALVAIIFCSLYAAILVLTVVLIIQALFFGDGGITALGANIFNMGVVGGFVGYYGFIGLRNKVGEYPSIFIASWAACFISAVVAAIEMALSGTFPLVDGILFMGGYHAMIGIIEAVITVIIIKGIDATRPDLLAFNREQ; encoded by the coding sequence GTGCATATACCAGATGGCTTTCTTAGTACACCAGTTTGGATTATATTATACATAATTGCAATAATCTTCGTAGCATTATCAATACGATGGTGTCGTGAAAACTTAGATGAAAAATACACACCACTTCTTGCAGTATTAGCAGCAGGTATATTTGCAATAATGTCATTTAATCTCCCAGTACCATTTGGATCAAGTGGACACTTACTTGGAGCAGCACTTGTTGCAATTATTTTCTGCAGTCTTTATGCAGCAATTTTAGTACTAACAGTTGTACTCATAATACAAGCATTATTCTTCGGAGATGGAGGAATAACAGCTCTAGGAGCAAATATCTTTAACATGGGAGTAGTAGGTGGATTTGTAGGTTATTATGGATTCATTGGACTTAGAAATAAAGTTGGAGAATATCCAAGTATATTCATAGCTTCATGGGCAGCATGTTTTATTTCAGCAGTAGTTGCAGCAATTGAAATGGCTCTTAGTGGAACATTCCCACTTGTTGATGGAATTCTATTTATGGGAGGATACCATGCAATGATAGGAATTATTGAAGCTGTAATAACTGTAATAATCATTAAAGGAATTGATGCTACAAGACCTGATCTACTAGCATTTAACAGAGAACAATAA
- a CDS encoding DUF6508 domain-containing protein produces the protein MDEELVEIWSNYDRQTVFNYVETRLHHYLFTKIMKDEAEIMSKIIEIDANELKAFKVDYFLNIDATQDLIKNFDKLEDMIGDNDPTQSPYNEILRVIKYIFENIKNDDANRIKNKNFDDDKLERINEELLANKKELSKILKKDIFKNIEKPDIIDVNLLEFAAKSTDRLFNLARIYEVYDELFVFPDKMELYNTIVNIILPAMSNDKLFELYVLLNTLEALEKTKGKITFQKAGVRELAEYYMQIEENSMEHTTVMQIFFHDLPEELEAKFKPILKYPYICLRMKNSVKARNITRTSYLLLEIERITDNQIKYKCKATEDIRNILVVWDHRLFNDEKSHIKVLDYKTLQMGLNKSFGNIFKFPNIENVDAILEYIPYFEEKKDGFIYTENGQKYYDEEADFFKDDLYQENIYRTFDDLKDWEEKGWRYINNHELIKRLDLLTIMKLIYLIMQKENTRPGFLATLMEDGTILTILKRLEEIRNVNESEITELYSPYKKLKCCPIHDPDFYAEKEKEMDDLLARKADEVDEK, from the coding sequence ATGGACGAAGAATTAGTTGAAATTTGGAGTAATTATGACAGACAAACTGTATTTAATTACGTAGAAACAAGACTTCATCACTACTTATTTACAAAAATTATGAAAGATGAAGCAGAAATCATGTCTAAAATCATTGAAATTGATGCAAATGAACTAAAAGCATTTAAAGTAGATTACTTCTTAAATATAGATGCAACACAAGATTTAATCAAAAACTTTGATAAACTTGAAGATATGATTGGAGATAATGATCCAACACAATCACCATATAATGAAATTCTAAGAGTAATCAAATATATCTTTGAAAACATTAAAAATGATGATGCAAACCGTATAAAAAACAAGAACTTTGATGATGATAAACTTGAACGTATTAATGAAGAACTTCTTGCAAATAAAAAAGAACTTTCAAAAATACTTAAAAAAGATATCTTCAAAAACATAGAAAAACCTGACATTATTGATGTTAACCTTCTTGAATTTGCAGCAAAAAGTACAGATCGTTTATTTAATCTTGCACGAATATATGAAGTATATGATGAACTATTTGTATTTCCGGATAAAATGGAATTATACAATACAATAGTTAATATAATACTTCCTGCAATGAGTAATGATAAACTCTTTGAATTATATGTACTTTTAAATACTCTTGAAGCACTTGAAAAAACTAAAGGAAAAATTACATTCCAAAAAGCAGGTGTACGTGAACTTGCAGAATATTACATGCAAATTGAAGAAAACAGTATGGAACATACAACAGTTATGCAAATATTCTTCCATGATCTACCAGAAGAATTAGAAGCAAAATTCAAACCAATATTAAAATATCCATACATATGTCTACGTATGAAAAACTCAGTAAAAGCACGTAACATTACACGTACAAGTTACCTTTTACTTGAAATTGAAAGAATTACAGATAACCAAATAAAATACAAATGTAAAGCAACAGAAGATATCCGTAACATCCTAGTTGTATGGGATCACAGACTCTTTAATGATGAAAAATCACACATTAAAGTATTAGACTATAAAACACTACAAATGGGACTTAACAAATCATTTGGTAACATCTTCAAATTCCCAAATATTGAAAATGTAGATGCAATACTTGAATATATCCCATACTTTGAAGAGAAAAAAGATGGATTTATATACACAGAAAATGGTCAAAAATACTATGATGAAGAAGCTGACTTCTTTAAAGATGATCTTTACCAAGAAAACATTTATCGTACATTTGATGATCTAAAAGATTGGGAAGAAAAAGGTTGGAGATATATTAATAACCATGAGCTAATTAAAAGATTAGATCTATTAACAATTATGAAACTAATCTACTTAATTATGCAAAAAGAAAATACAAGACCAGGTTTCCTTGCAACACTCATGGAAGATGGTACAATTCTAACAATTCTTAAAAGACTTGAAGAAATTAGAAATGTAAATGAATCAGAAATAACTGAACTTTATTCACCATATAAAAAACTTAAATGTTGTCCAATTCACGATCCAGATTTCTATGCTGAAAAAGAAAAAGAAATGGATGATTTATTAGCACGTAAAGCTGATGAAGTTGATGAAAAATAG
- a CDS encoding tryptophan--tRNA ligase produces the protein MIDPWGSSIIDYEKLTEQFGIKAFSDNLDNIKNPSKLMRRGIIFGQRDYKKITDALKNGSEFATMTGMMPSGKMHIGHKMVVDQLKWYQQQGSDIYVSIADMEAYAARGISKEKARKLALDEYITNYIALGLDVTVDNFHLYLQSENDDVKDLAYTLGSKVTFSQMRSIYGFDNSTNISHIYTPLLQVADILHPQLEKYGGPKPVIVPVGPDQDPHIRLTRDLASRFNDEYGFIEPSATFHRFMTGLTGDKMSSSKPKTAIYLTDSIKDATKKVKSAKTGGRESLKEQKELGGEVDKCSIYELLVYHLVDDDNKLKEIRERCLSGEMVCGECKACASELLEKMLEDVHTKHEEAKEIAETLL, from the coding sequence ATGATAGATCCATGGGGTTCATCAATTATAGATTATGAAAAACTTACAGAACAATTTGGTATAAAAGCATTTTCTGATAATTTAGATAATATTAAAAATCCAAGTAAACTTATGAGACGTGGAATCATCTTTGGTCAACGTGATTATAAAAAGATAACAGATGCACTTAAAAATGGTAGTGAATTTGCTACAATGACAGGTATGATGCCAAGTGGAAAGATGCATATTGGACATAAAATGGTAGTTGATCAACTAAAATGGTATCAACAACAAGGATCTGACATTTACGTTTCAATAGCTGACATGGAAGCATATGCAGCACGTGGAATATCAAAAGAAAAAGCACGTAAACTTGCACTTGATGAATATATTACAAATTACATAGCACTTGGTCTTGATGTAACAGTTGATAACTTCCATCTTTACTTACAATCAGAAAATGATGATGTAAAAGATCTTGCATACACACTAGGAAGTAAGGTAACATTTAGCCAGATGCGTAGTATATATGGATTTGATAATAGTACTAATATATCACACATCTACACACCACTTCTTCAGGTTGCAGACATACTACATCCACAACTTGAAAAATATGGAGGACCAAAACCAGTTATAGTACCTGTAGGACCAGATCAAGACCCACACATCAGACTAACACGTGATCTTGCATCTAGATTTAATGATGAATATGGATTTATTGAACCATCAGCAACATTCCATCGTTTCATGACCGGATTAACTGGTGATAAAATGAGTAGTAGTAAACCAAAAACTGCAATATATCTAACTGACTCAATAAAAGATGCAACCAAAAAAGTTAAAAGTGCAAAAACAGGTGGACGTGAAAGTCTCAAAGAACAAAAAGAACTAGGAGGAGAAGTTGATAAATGTTCAATCTATGAACTTCTAGTATATCACCTGGTAGATGATGATAATAAACTTAAAGAAATACGAGAGCGTTGTCTTAGTGGTGAAATGGTATGTGGAGAATGTAAAGCATGTGCATCAGAACTACTTGAAAAAATGCTTGAAGATGTACACACAAAACATGAAGAAGCTAAAGAAATAGCTGAAACTCTACTTTAA
- the endA gene encoding tRNA-intron lyase, with protein sequence MKSILYDDRVIVKDVNAHNLYNKRFYGNLTDFGLELSLIEALYLLKKGKIYIITEHKEQITAEKLSEIIRKKQIYSHYLVYEDLRTRGYIIKTGFKYGSDFRIYERGHKPGEGHSNHLVKILSEEQSIKARDFSSYVRVAHGVRKSLLLAVVDDEYNITYYDIEWTRP encoded by the coding sequence ATGAAATCAATACTATATGATGATCGAGTAATTGTAAAAGATGTTAATGCCCATAATTTATATAATAAACGATTCTATGGTAATTTAACAGACTTTGGATTAGAACTATCATTAATTGAAGCATTATACTTACTTAAAAAAGGAAAAATCTACATAATTACAGAACACAAAGAACAGATAACAGCAGAAAAACTCTCAGAAATAATACGTAAAAAACAAATATACTCACATTACCTAGTATATGAAGATCTAAGAACACGTGGATATATAATAAAAACTGGATTTAAGTATGGAAGTGACTTTAGAATATATGAACGAGGACATAAACCAGGAGAAGGACATTCAAATCATTTAGTTAAAATACTTTCAGAAGAACAATCAATAAAAGCTCGTGATTTTTCAAGTTATGTGAGAGTAGCACATGGAGTTCGAAAAAGTTTACTTCTTGCAGTTGTAGATGATGAATATAACATAACATACTATGACATAGAATGGACAAGACCATAA
- a CDS encoding sugar phosphate isomerase/epimerase family protein, with protein MKISVSTLGLYPAKIENVLNFIDDQKLDYLEVIHEYPYDHLTYDDFANHDINISLHSPMSDVNIASHVDKIRNTSIEAVCDSFKLANEIGANRVVVHPGSIPIMALKYPEKILDYNTESLKKLQKSAEDYGVMMCVENMPLFERMLFTNVDALFDFIDTDIHSGITMDVGHGHNNGFTPDEMLASDNIHHIHLSDNDGSYDMHDALGKHNIDFPKIFEILKDKKYDDICVIEVNTKAEVLQSIDYLKSINIL; from the coding sequence ATGAAAATAAGTGTTTCAACACTAGGATTATATCCAGCAAAAATAGAAAATGTATTAAACTTCATAGATGATCAGAAATTAGATTACCTTGAAGTTATACATGAATACCCATATGACCACCTAACATATGATGATTTTGCAAATCATGATATTAACATTAGCCTTCATTCACCAATGTCAGATGTAAACATAGCATCACATGTTGATAAAATACGTAATACATCAATTGAAGCTGTATGTGACTCATTTAAACTTGCAAATGAAATAGGTGCAAATCGTGTAGTAGTACATCCTGGATCTATACCAATTATGGCATTAAAGTATCCTGAAAAAATACTTGATTATAATACAGAGTCACTTAAGAAATTACAAAAAAGTGCTGAAGATTATGGTGTTATGATGTGTGTTGAAAACATGCCCCTATTTGAACGTATGCTATTTACAAATGTTGATGCATTATTTGACTTTATAGATACAGATATACACTCAGGAATAACAATGGATGTAGGTCATGGACATAATAATGGTTTTACACCCGATGAAATGCTAGCTTCTGATAATATTCATCATATTCATTTAAGTGATAATGATGGATCATATGACATGCATGATGCACTAGGAAAACATAACATTGATTTTCCAAAAATCTTTGAAATATTAAAAGATAAAAAATATGATGATATCTGTGTAATAGAAGTTAATACAAAAGCAGAAGTACTTCAAAGTATTGACTATCTTAAAAGCATCAACATACTATAA
- a CDS encoding PINc/VapC family ATPase, with amino-acid sequence MLKLVPDTSIIIDQQVSKLIEDEFRKTNNEIQVLIPEAVPSEIENHANKRKEIGYKGIDELKELRRLSEDGIITLEFVGRRPNLEEISIAGGGEIDAMIRDIARKYHATLLTSDKLQKEIAEAQGVTAYYYKKDVEPIAYNKTELEKYFTENISSVHLRENTTPMAKRGVPGHVELVELDYKALRYNDLDRIAKEILEQTKHRHDSFIEIDKKGVTVVQFNDLRITIAKPPFADGYEITAIKPVNKLDLDDYDISDKLLQRLENDAKGILIAGSPGAGKSTFAQALAEYYHYDMEKIVKTMESPRDLNLDANITQYAPLEGNMENTADILLLVRPDFTIFDEVRKTRDFEIYSDMRLAGVGMIGVVHATRAIDAVQRLLGRLELGIIPSVIDTTIYIEDGEVKHVYALEMTVKVPTGMLEADLSRPVIEIKDLETDELLYEIYTYGEQTIVMDIQKNYASLQDEENEREKTPVEKIVERTIRKEVLKVAPKAIMEVSLISDKRALLEIDPDHAGVIIGKNGKTIDKIEEKAGISIEVEELEIKNIDSKIPINVSVSGNYLSLNFNKEDIGSSYDIIVEDEYLFTATVGKKANIRLKKDIEMAEIVIRAMKKDEPVYARLRNEDAY; translated from the coding sequence ATGCTTAAACTAGTACCAGATACAAGCATAATAATAGACCAACAAGTAAGTAAACTAATAGAAGATGAATTTAGAAAAACCAATAATGAAATACAAGTACTAATCCCAGAAGCAGTTCCATCAGAAATAGAAAATCATGCAAATAAAAGAAAAGAAATAGGATATAAAGGAATAGATGAATTAAAAGAACTACGCAGATTATCAGAAGATGGAATAATAACACTTGAATTTGTAGGAAGAAGACCAAACCTTGAAGAAATATCAATAGCAGGGGGAGGAGAAATCGATGCAATGATACGAGATATTGCACGAAAATACCATGCAACACTCCTAACAAGTGACAAACTTCAAAAAGAAATAGCAGAAGCACAAGGAGTAACAGCATACTACTACAAAAAAGATGTAGAACCAATTGCATATAACAAAACAGAACTTGAAAAATACTTCACAGAAAACATATCCTCAGTACACCTAAGAGAAAATACAACACCAATGGCAAAAAGAGGAGTACCAGGACATGTAGAATTAGTAGAACTTGACTACAAAGCACTAAGATACAATGACTTAGATAGAATAGCAAAAGAAATACTAGAACAAACCAAACACAGACATGATAGTTTCATAGAAATCGACAAAAAAGGAGTAACAGTAGTACAATTTAATGATCTAAGAATCACAATAGCAAAACCACCATTTGCAGATGGATATGAAATAACAGCAATAAAACCAGTAAACAAACTAGATCTAGATGACTATGACATATCAGACAAACTTCTACAACGTCTTGAAAATGATGCAAAAGGAATACTAATTGCAGGATCACCTGGAGCAGGAAAAAGTACATTTGCACAAGCACTAGCTGAATATTATCATTATGATATGGAAAAAATTGTAAAAACCATGGAATCACCACGTGATTTAAATCTTGATGCTAACATAACACAATATGCACCACTTGAAGGTAACATGGAAAACACAGCAGATATACTACTACTTGTAAGACCAGATTTCACAATATTTGATGAAGTACGTAAAACTCGTGACTTTGAAATATACTCAGATATGCGTCTAGCTGGTGTAGGAATGATTGGAGTTGTACATGCAACACGTGCAATTGATGCTGTACAAAGATTACTTGGACGACTAGAACTTGGTATTATACCATCTGTAATAGATACAACAATCTATATAGAAGATGGAGAAGTAAAACATGTATATGCATTAGAGATGACTGTAAAAGTACCAACAGGAATGCTTGAAGCAGATCTTTCACGTCCTGTAATTGAAATTAAAGATCTTGAAACTGATGAATTACTCTATGAAATCTACACATATGGTGAACAAACAATTGTAATGGATATCCAGAAAAACTATGCTTCATTACAAGATGAAGAAAATGAACGTGAAAAAACTCCAGTTGAAAAAATAGTAGAACGAACAATAAGAAAAGAAGTACTAAAAGTTGCACCAAAAGCAATAATGGAAGTATCTTTAATATCAGATAAACGTGCACTACTTGAAATTGATCCAGATCATGCAGGAGTAATAATTGGTAAAAATGGTAAAACAATAGATAAAATCGAAGAAAAAGCAGGAATAAGTATTGAAGTTGAAGAACTTGAAATAAAAAATATTGATAGTAAAATACCAATAAATGTTTCTGTATCAGGAAATTATCTATCATTAAACTTTAATAAAGAAGATATTGGTTCAAGCTATGATATTATTGTTGAAGATGAATACCTTTTCACAGCAACAGTAGGTAAAAAGGCAAATATCAGACTTAAAAAAGATATTGAAATGGCAGAAATTGTAATACGTGCAATGAAAAAAGATGAACCAGTATATGCACGTTTAAGAAACGAAGATGCATACTAA
- the hisI gene encoding phosphoribosyl-AMP cyclohydrolase translates to MELNFRHKIGDKELATAIAQDYETGEVLMVAFINKEAYEKSVKTRKAHYYSTSRDEVWFKGEISGHIQKIHEIHIDCDRDAVLFKVEQIGGACHTGHYSCFYTEITDDGENIKENKNNIVFNPDIVYKE, encoded by the coding sequence ATAGAACTTAACTTCAGACACAAAATAGGTGATAAAGAACTTGCAACAGCAATAGCTCAAGACTATGAAACAGGCGAAGTACTAATGGTAGCATTTATCAATAAAGAAGCATATGAAAAATCAGTAAAAACTCGTAAAGCACACTACTATAGTACAAGCCGTGATGAAGTATGGTTCAAAGGTGAAATATCAGGACACATCCAAAAAATACATGAAATACACATAGACTGTGATCGTGATGCTGTATTATTTAAAGTAGAACAAATAGGAGGAGCATGTCATACAGGACATTACTCCTGTTTCTACACAGAAATTACAGATGATGGTGAAAACATAAAAGAAAATAAAAATAACATTGTATTTAATCCCGACATTGTATATAAGGAATAA
- the hisS gene encoding histidine--tRNA ligase, which yields MEFKKPRGTRDFLFEDLEERKYVENTIRKTVENYGFKEIKTPIFEDLELFTTRSGEGIKEELYHFQDKGKRDLALRPEMTASVARLYNNNLQREAKPLKMYYFGSCFRYERPQAGRYRQFWQFGIEVIGGTPIYNEAEIIAMANEVLQKLNIQNYEVAIGHLGIIKGVLNHLDVDAQKQTEIIASIDKEDYEHLKEIMEDLKIDMKNQQIINDIINVNGTRKDLDKIKPELEEIPEAYEAVLELDSILEIIEAYNFTDYTVKLSIARGLDYYTGLVFEVYVPDLGAEKQITGGGTYNLMGLFDSEEVESTGFAFGFDRIMEAYHKQNIQIPEDNTKRVLIVPIKPDFKKEAIQIAQQLRGADIITDIDLKGKKLKKNLSYANTHNINNVVMLGDKEITDNTATLKNMKTGNQVTIPQDELIELILKDDDTQ from the coding sequence ATGGAATTTAAAAAACCTAGAGGAACACGTGATTTTCTATTTGAAGATTTAGAAGAAAGAAAATATGTAGAAAATACCATAAGAAAAACAGTAGAAAACTACGGATTTAAAGAAATAAAAACACCAATCTTTGAAGATTTAGAACTATTTACAACACGTTCAGGCGAAGGAATCAAAGAAGAACTATACCACTTCCAAGATAAAGGAAAAAGAGACCTTGCATTAAGACCTGAAATGACAGCAAGTGTTGCAAGACTATATAATAACAACCTTCAAAGAGAAGCAAAACCTCTAAAAATGTACTACTTCGGAAGCTGCTTTAGATATGAAAGACCACAAGCTGGAAGATACAGACAATTCTGGCAATTTGGAATAGAAGTAATAGGTGGAACACCAATATATAACGAAGCAGAAATAATCGCAATGGCAAATGAAGTACTACAAAAACTTAATATACAAAACTATGAAGTTGCAATAGGACACCTTGGAATAATAAAAGGAGTACTAAATCATCTTGATGTAGATGCCCAAAAACAAACAGAAATCATAGCAAGTATAGATAAAGAAGACTATGAACATCTAAAAGAAATCATGGAAGATCTAAAAATCGACATGAAAAACCAACAAATAATCAATGATATTATAAATGTTAATGGAACACGCAAAGATCTAGATAAAATCAAACCAGAACTTGAAGAAATACCAGAAGCATATGAAGCAGTACTTGAACTTGATTCTATCCTAGAAATAATTGAAGCATATAACTTTACAGATTACACAGTAAAACTTTCAATAGCACGAGGACTTGATTATTACACAGGCTTAGTATTTGAAGTATATGTACCAGATCTTGGTGCTGAAAAACAAATTACAGGTGGAGGAACATACAACCTCATGGGATTATTTGACTCAGAAGAAGTAGAATCCACAGGTTTTGCATTTGGATTTGATCGTATAATGGAAGCATATCATAAACAAAACATTCAAATACCAGAAGATAACACCAAACGTGTACTAATCGTACCAATAAAACCTGACTTTAAAAAAGAAGCTATACAAATCGCACAACAATTAAGAGGTGCTGATATTATCACAGACATAGATCTTAAAGGTAAAAAACTTAAGAAAAATCTATCATATGCAAACACACACAACATAAATAACGTTGTAATGCTAGGAGATAAAGAAATCACAGATAACACAGCAACACTTAAAAACATGAAAACTGGAAACCAAGTAACAATACCACAAGATGAACTTATAGAATTAATACTAAAAGATGATGATACACAATGA